From the genome of Bifidobacterium asteroides, one region includes:
- the rplJ gene encoding 50S ribosomal protein L10: protein MKRPEKEEAVARLTDKFRDADAIILTEYRGLSVPQVADLRNKLGRDTSYNVAKNTLARIAAKEAGIKGLDEMLAGPCAITFVKGDYVDAAKTLRDFAKDNPALIVKGGFIDGAVADADAMEKIADLESRDVLLSRMAGALKGTMSKAANLFVAVPTKAVRTFDALREKQEKAA from the coding sequence ATGAAAAGGCCCGAAAAGGAAGAGGCTGTCGCCAGGCTGACGGACAAGTTCCGTGACGCCGATGCCATCATCCTCACCGAGTACCGCGGGCTCAGTGTTCCGCAGGTCGCCGATCTGCGAAACAAGCTAGGCCGCGATACTTCCTACAACGTGGCGAAGAACACGCTAGCCCGGATTGCGGCCAAAGAGGCTGGAATCAAGGGTCTCGATGAGATGCTTGCCGGCCCCTGCGCCATCACCTTCGTCAAAGGTGATTACGTCGATGCCGCCAAGACGTTGCGTGATTTCGCCAAGGACAACCCGGCACTGATTGTCAAGGGCGGCTTCATTGATGGAGCTGTCGCTGACGCGGATGCCATGGAGAAAATCGCGGATCTGGAATCCCGCGATGTTCTGCTCTCCCGGATGGCCGGCGCGCTCAAGGGCACCATGTCCAAGGCCGCCAACCTGTTCGTCGCTGTGCCTACCAAGGCCGTGCGCACGTTCGACGCCCTGCGCGAGAAGCAGGAAAAGGCCGCCTGA
- a CDS encoding alpha-L-rhamnosidase C-terminal domain-containing protein, whose product MDPSQRYWLTVVLLDAQGRRLIGSEPITFGTGPGLVWHVQAIWSAEEGKNSSGSQGNAQGWALMRGVVRLPPGPILWASLYATADSTVPARQFVYRLWLNGRFLGCGPVFPLDGEDRYRGYEVTGLLRPGADNVLGVVAYAMEGRRFQAQMDVGRPDGSVEHYGTDAEWRAINGAEIFPDSASIGTTYYQAPAEDIDLSRYPWGFPSLGFDDSAWPKVRIRPSFSKCLAAPADGTRLSRVDIHRVLEAAPGHLLLDFGSVRLGGIGLRVNLSQHLDLTVRYGEVLDGQGGVRYRLATSNVYQDRWQLQAGSNRAQTWGIRVFRYLELTWSAESGPEGLLASLSDGGLWAECLEAPIYDDHARFHCDKPLLEWIWQLGRNTIRGLNADIYVDSWTRERAPYEADAWIQQRAHMVLDDAPALGRYSVDYLIANRTWPTEWPLYSILAVHDAWMHTGDLTQAAAQYDRLMGLLPDRYLDQDSGLIVKDPGTSSQMDGDLVDWPPVERDGYVFGRVNTVINALASAAYKAMARLSRALGRRSRAARLAGVSRKMQEALDERLYNPEVGAYRDGLLDGPDGPAINHCAIHASAFVLAFAPPSDPARLEVIGTYLRRKGMACSAYSAAVLLDGLYRSGLGADALALLSAGEGMRTWKHMLDQGAGGTMEAWDPSIKSNTTYSHPWGASPVWLISSGLMGLRPLKPGYREFVAALQPGGMGRAELTVPVPTGDIHISYKITGKADSRPGFVLLPDIDLDLVVPQGCRGHLVLPPMGGVRPGGQVEALLDGSPTMLKALDADSRVAGIRCRAGSLHADALPCGHHHLVLPRAQA is encoded by the coding sequence ATGGATCCTTCACAACGGTATTGGCTGACCGTTGTTCTGCTGGATGCACAGGGCCGTCGGCTGATAGGGTCTGAACCCATCACCTTTGGTACGGGGCCTGGTCTGGTCTGGCACGTTCAAGCCATTTGGTCCGCAGAGGAGGGAAAAAACTCCTCAGGATCCCAGGGCAATGCCCAGGGATGGGCGCTGATGCGTGGTGTGGTCCGGTTGCCCCCGGGTCCGATTCTCTGGGCTAGTCTGTACGCAACTGCTGACAGCACTGTACCTGCGCGGCAGTTTGTTTACCGACTATGGCTCAATGGGCGCTTTTTGGGCTGCGGACCGGTATTCCCCTTGGACGGAGAGGATCGTTACAGGGGCTACGAGGTCACCGGCCTCTTGCGTCCAGGGGCGGATAATGTTCTGGGTGTGGTGGCCTATGCCATGGAAGGCCGACGATTCCAGGCTCAGATGGATGTTGGCCGGCCTGATGGCAGTGTGGAGCACTACGGCACGGATGCCGAATGGAGAGCCATCAATGGTGCTGAGATCTTTCCTGACAGCGCATCCATCGGTACAACCTACTATCAGGCTCCAGCTGAGGACATCGACCTGTCCCGATATCCTTGGGGGTTTCCCAGCCTGGGCTTTGACGACTCTGCCTGGCCCAAAGTTCGGATTCGGCCCTCATTCTCCAAGTGTCTGGCGGCTCCGGCAGACGGCACCAGACTGAGCCGGGTGGATATTCATCGGGTTTTGGAGGCTGCTCCTGGCCATCTTCTGCTGGACTTCGGCTCCGTGCGGTTGGGCGGCATCGGGCTGCGGGTGAATCTGTCGCAACATTTGGACTTGACCGTCCGCTACGGGGAGGTCCTGGACGGCCAAGGAGGCGTTCGCTACCGTCTGGCCACCTCCAACGTCTATCAGGATCGCTGGCAGCTGCAGGCTGGCAGCAACCGGGCCCAGACTTGGGGGATCCGGGTCTTTCGATATCTGGAGCTGACATGGTCTGCGGAATCTGGCCCTGAAGGGCTGCTGGCGAGCCTGTCTGACGGGGGCCTGTGGGCGGAGTGCCTTGAGGCTCCCATATATGACGACCACGCCAGGTTTCATTGCGACAAGCCTCTGCTGGAGTGGATCTGGCAGCTGGGGCGGAACACTATCAGAGGGCTCAACGCTGACATCTACGTCGATTCCTGGACCAGGGAGCGAGCCCCCTATGAGGCTGATGCCTGGATCCAGCAGCGGGCTCATATGGTGCTGGATGATGCGCCTGCCCTGGGCCGTTATAGTGTGGACTATCTGATCGCCAACAGGACCTGGCCCACTGAGTGGCCCCTCTACAGCATTTTGGCTGTGCACGATGCCTGGATGCACACCGGAGATCTGACTCAGGCGGCGGCCCAGTACGACCGGCTGATGGGACTGCTGCCGGACAGATATCTGGACCAGGACAGCGGGTTGATCGTCAAGGACCCCGGCACTTCCAGCCAGATGGATGGCGACCTGGTCGACTGGCCGCCTGTTGAACGCGATGGGTATGTCTTCGGTCGTGTCAACACGGTTATCAACGCACTGGCCAGTGCCGCCTATAAAGCCATGGCTCGTCTGTCACGGGCGTTGGGCCGTCGTAGCAGAGCTGCCCGTCTGGCAGGGGTGTCCCGAAAAATGCAAGAGGCCTTGGATGAGCGGCTCTACAATCCAGAGGTCGGCGCCTACCGGGATGGTCTGCTAGACGGTCCTGACGGCCCGGCCATCAATCACTGCGCCATACATGCCTCGGCCTTCGTGCTGGCTTTTGCGCCTCCTTCGGATCCTGCACGTCTGGAAGTAATCGGTACCTATCTGCGTCGCAAGGGGATGGCCTGCAGCGCCTACTCGGCCGCCGTGCTTCTGGATGGACTTTATCGATCAGGTCTAGGGGCTGATGCTCTGGCTCTTCTGTCGGCAGGGGAGGGCATGCGCACCTGGAAGCACATGCTGGACCAGGGCGCTGGAGGCACCATGGAGGCTTGGGACCCATCGATCAAATCCAACACCACTTATTCGCACCCCTGGGGGGCCTCGCCTGTCTGGCTGATTTCCAGCGGGCTGATGGGGCTGCGGCCTTTGAAGCCCGGGTACCGAGAATTCGTTGCCGCGCTTCAGCCTGGAGGTATGGGCAGGGCTGAGCTGACCGTGCCCGTGCCCACTGGGGACATCCATATCTCCTATAAGATCACAGGAAAAGCGGATAGCAGGCCAGGGTTTGTCCTCCTGCCGGATATCGATCTGGACTTGGTGGTGCCACAGGGCTGTCGGGGTCATTTGGTCCTTCCGCCTATGGGTGGTGTCAGACCAGGGGGCCAGGTCGAGGCCTTACTGGACGGGTCGCCAACCATGCTGAAGGCCCTGGATGCCGACAGTCGGGTGGCCGGCATTCGTTGCAGAGCAGGATCGTTGCATGCGGATGCGCTGCCCTGCGGCCATCACCATCTGGTGCTGCCGCGAGCGCAAGCTTGA
- a CDS encoding carbohydrate ABC transporter permease produces the protein MSTNTVSADIPWNKKQVSPAKIAGTVIGYLAMIAVSAFVLLPFFWMFLSSLKPNNEVYAIPIKWLPSVWHWENYIAIWTKSDMTTWLLNTIFFAVIVTLLQVFTGSFAAYGFSKIPFRGRTTLFLIYIATMAVPWQAYMIPQFKLVSAVGLSDTRWSIILLQAFGAFGVFMMKQFYDTIPEDLSEAGRLDGLSEFGIYWRIMLPLSGPSLAALAIITFTNTWNDYMGPLIYLRSQKLYTIQLGLKLFISQYNADFAMIMTGSVLSVLPILIVFLIGQKQFIAGIATSGMKG, from the coding sequence ATGTCCACCAATACAGTCTCTGCAGACATCCCCTGGAACAAGAAGCAGGTCTCCCCGGCCAAGATCGCCGGTACTGTCATCGGGTATCTGGCCATGATTGCCGTCTCCGCCTTCGTGCTCCTGCCCTTCTTCTGGATGTTTCTCTCTTCTCTGAAACCCAACAACGAGGTCTACGCCATCCCTATCAAGTGGCTCCCATCGGTTTGGCACTGGGAGAACTACATTGCCATCTGGACCAAGTCGGATATGACGACCTGGCTGCTCAACACCATTTTCTTCGCTGTGATTGTGACCCTCCTGCAGGTCTTCACCGGGTCCTTCGCCGCCTATGGCTTCTCGAAGATCCCCTTCAGGGGGCGTACCACCCTCTTCCTGATCTACATCGCCACCATGGCCGTTCCCTGGCAGGCCTACATGATTCCGCAGTTCAAGCTGGTCTCCGCCGTCGGCCTCTCCGATACCAGGTGGTCCATCATCCTCCTGCAGGCTTTTGGGGCCTTCGGTGTTTTCATGATGAAACAGTTCTACGACACCATACCTGAGGATCTGTCTGAGGCGGGCCGATTGGATGGCCTGAGCGAGTTCGGCATCTACTGGCGCATCATGCTACCCCTGTCTGGGCCATCTTTGGCGGCCTTGGCCATCATCACCTTCACTAATACGTGGAACGACTACATGGGTCCGCTGATCTATCTGCGTTCCCAGAAGCTCTACACGATTCAGCTGGGCCTCAAGCTATTTATTTCCCAGTACAATGCTGATTTTGCCATGATCATGACCGGCTCTGTTCTTTCGGTCCTGCCCATTCTGATTGTCTTCCTCATCGGTCAGAAGCAGTTCATCGCTGGCATTGCGACATCCGGCATGAAGGGCTGA
- a CDS encoding carbohydrate ABC transporter permease, whose translation MSEEIGVIDDLQPAADRKTGSHGPGGGRRAPRTKQGKFNAKAISRRNLRNGLIFISPNFIGFICLTLLPTLTLFYIAFTKWSAFGNPVLNGVKNWVRLSHDRIFMTSVWNTIYYSIVHIPLTLVLAFALAVLLNSKLRGRAFFRTVAFFPYITSIVAAAQVWGMLFDPKSGPINSFLRLFISNPPGWLGSTAWAMPAVIVVGTWREVGYYMILLLAGLQTIPSELYEAAELDGTNGWQRFWHVTVPMMRPTLFFVMVTLTIGSFKVLDLTLVMTDGGPGTSTLVLAQYIYRVAFERGDFGYASTVSLVLLAICMVVTLFQFWYNNLKED comes from the coding sequence ATGTCAGAAGAAATCGGCGTGATCGACGACCTACAGCCGGCCGCTGATCGCAAAACGGGGTCTCATGGGCCCGGCGGCGGGCGGCGAGCTCCGAGGACTAAGCAGGGCAAGTTCAATGCCAAGGCGATTTCGCGAAGGAACCTGCGCAATGGTTTGATATTCATATCGCCGAATTTCATAGGTTTTATCTGCCTGACTCTTCTGCCCACGCTGACGCTCTTTTATATAGCTTTTACCAAGTGGTCGGCCTTTGGCAACCCCGTCTTGAACGGCGTGAAGAACTGGGTCAGACTATCCCACGACAGGATCTTCATGACCTCGGTGTGGAACACCATATACTACTCGATAGTCCACATCCCCCTGACCCTGGTCCTGGCCTTCGCCCTGGCTGTCCTGCTCAATTCCAAGCTGCGCGGACGCGCTTTCTTCAGGACGGTGGCCTTCTTCCCTTACATCACATCCATAGTGGCTGCAGCCCAGGTTTGGGGCATGCTCTTCGACCCCAAGTCCGGCCCTATAAACTCTTTCCTGCGGCTTTTTATCAGTAATCCCCCCGGGTGGCTGGGCTCGACGGCCTGGGCCATGCCTGCGGTCATCGTCGTGGGTACCTGGCGTGAGGTCGGCTACTATATGATCCTGCTCTTGGCAGGTCTGCAGACCATCCCCTCCGAGCTCTATGAGGCCGCTGAGCTCGATGGCACAAACGGATGGCAGCGCTTCTGGCATGTGACCGTTCCCATGATGCGCCCCACGCTTTTCTTCGTCATGGTCACCCTGACCATCGGATCCTTCAAGGTTCTTGATCTGACACTGGTCATGACCGATGGCGGACCCGGCACCAGCACCTTGGTTCTGGCGCAGTACATCTACCGTGTGGCTTTCGAGCGTGGTGACTTCGGCTATGCTTCGACCGTCTCCCTGGTTCTTCTGGCCATATGCATGGTAGTCACGCTCTTCCAGTTCTGGTACAACAACCTGAAGGAGGACTGA
- a CDS encoding ABC transporter substrate-binding protein — protein MNVKTVTKALAVTTAGILLLAGCGGGSSKQASSGSDGFDSKAKTTITLAGWSLDMTPEFKTLADGFHKTHPNVTVSVKQYSADDYDKQLTADISSGAQPDVFPVKNMIKYITYADSQGLADISDIAKGFQGNKHIDLNGYEHDGKYFALPYRSDTWVLFYNKDMFKKAGVEEPNAKWTWDDYTKAAKELKEKLPAAGYDANSVYPMYMHNWQSVVQSFALAQSGKPADSTFLKADFSYMEPFYKRALEWQKDKYTIDWNTSFTNKVQYQAQFGTQKTAMMPMGTWFAAALLNQQQTGEAQKFSWGMAPAPQNPDKKLPKTPITFGSPTSLAISSKSSGQKLAAAKEFVKWAVGQGGAIELAKLSTTPAYIDDKVTETFFSPEGMASDQASKDAWSKHDMKMEAPVAKATDTINSILKDAHSSIMTGAKSPSDALKEATQNVKDQGVLDE, from the coding sequence ATGAACGTGAAAACTGTAACCAAGGCTCTGGCGGTGACTACTGCGGGCATCTTGCTGCTGGCTGGCTGCGGCGGTGGCTCAAGCAAGCAGGCCTCCTCAGGCAGTGACGGCTTTGACAGCAAAGCCAAAACAACCATCACCTTGGCAGGGTGGTCTTTGGACATGACCCCCGAGTTCAAGACTCTGGCTGACGGCTTCCATAAAACCCACCCCAATGTGACTGTCAGCGTCAAGCAGTATTCCGCCGATGACTATGACAAGCAGCTGACGGCGGACATCTCCTCTGGCGCCCAGCCCGATGTCTTTCCCGTCAAGAACATGATCAAGTACATCACCTATGCGGACTCGCAGGGGCTGGCGGATATCTCCGACATCGCCAAGGGTTTCCAGGGCAACAAGCACATTGATCTGAACGGCTATGAACACGACGGCAAGTATTTCGCTTTGCCCTATCGCAGCGATACCTGGGTGCTTTTCTACAACAAGGACATGTTCAAGAAGGCCGGTGTTGAAGAGCCAAACGCCAAGTGGACATGGGATGACTACACCAAGGCCGCCAAGGAACTCAAAGAGAAGCTGCCGGCAGCGGGTTACGATGCCAACAGCGTCTACCCCATGTACATGCACAACTGGCAGTCCGTGGTGCAGTCCTTCGCTCTGGCGCAGTCCGGCAAGCCGGCCGACAGCACCTTCCTCAAGGCCGACTTCTCATACATGGAGCCCTTCTACAAGAGGGCCTTGGAGTGGCAGAAAGACAAGTATACAATTGACTGGAATACCTCATTCACCAACAAGGTTCAGTACCAGGCGCAGTTCGGCACCCAGAAGACCGCAATGATGCCCATGGGCACTTGGTTTGCTGCGGCCCTTCTGAACCAGCAGCAAACAGGCGAGGCCCAGAAGTTCAGCTGGGGCATGGCTCCGGCTCCACAGAATCCCGACAAGAAGCTGCCTAAGACCCCGATCACCTTCGGCAGCCCCACCAGCCTGGCAATCTCCTCCAAGTCCTCAGGCCAGAAGCTGGCCGCAGCCAAGGAGTTCGTCAAGTGGGCCGTCGGCCAAGGCGGCGCCATCGAGCTGGCCAAGCTCTCCACCACTCCCGCCTACATCGACGACAAGGTGACCGAGACTTTCTTCTCCCCGGAAGGCATGGCCTCCGACCAGGCCTCCAAGGATGCCTGGAGCAAGCACGACATGAAGATGGAAGCTCCTGTGGCCAAAGCTACGGATACCATTAATTCCATTCTTAAGGACGCTCACTCTTCGATCATGACCGGCGCCAAGTCTCCATCCGATGCGCTCAAGGAAGCGACCCAGAACGTCAAAGACCAGGGTGTGCTGGACGAGTAG
- a CDS encoding substrate-binding domain-containing protein — translation MRTNASSEKKAGRKGSLDRASSGGDTHSRTSSGVSSLAMVEASSQDRAAVVRRNRIGVALPEPSFIWPSVTDAIRRMAAEQFGLDIVAEETSYETFPEVDILEDLATDPQMLGLIVAPSIEPDVASETWQWLTECQLPVTILERHPPQWLPGFFDSVHTDHPAGVRRGLQHFRQHGHHRVGLALGSTPTAGDIELGWQLMMREGDGLEQTFLLKDKQPYAAEDVEQVVQTILETHTTAVLVHPDYLSIALVQALEKRGCRIPNDLSMITIDGYTKRLTVMRSSAQDLASAVLRLQVRRIQDPDQRIEHVCIEPALIDRGSVADMAEK, via the coding sequence GTGAGAACGAATGCTTCCTCGGAAAAGAAAGCCGGAAGAAAGGGCAGCCTGGATCGAGCCAGCAGCGGCGGAGACACCCACTCCAGAACTAGTTCTGGAGTGTCAAGCCTCGCCATGGTTGAAGCCTCCAGCCAGGATAGGGCAGCTGTCGTTCGTAGAAACCGAATCGGGGTAGCTCTGCCCGAGCCCAGCTTCATCTGGCCCTCAGTGACCGATGCCATCAGACGCATGGCGGCCGAACAATTCGGCCTGGATATTGTGGCCGAGGAAACCTCCTATGAGACCTTTCCTGAGGTAGATATCCTTGAAGATCTGGCCACTGATCCACAGATGCTTGGACTGATCGTGGCCCCAAGCATTGAACCGGATGTCGCATCGGAAACCTGGCAATGGCTGACCGAGTGTCAACTGCCAGTAACCATTCTGGAACGTCATCCGCCACAGTGGCTGCCCGGATTCTTCGACTCGGTTCATACCGACCATCCAGCCGGAGTCCGCCGGGGACTGCAACACTTCCGTCAGCACGGCCACCATCGGGTGGGACTGGCTCTGGGAAGCACTCCCACCGCGGGCGATATCGAGCTGGGCTGGCAGCTGATGATGCGAGAGGGGGACGGGCTTGAACAGACCTTCCTGCTCAAGGACAAGCAGCCGTATGCGGCCGAGGATGTCGAGCAGGTCGTCCAGACGATTCTGGAGACGCACACCACTGCTGTCCTGGTCCATCCAGACTATCTGTCCATCGCTCTGGTCCAGGCCCTGGAAAAACGGGGGTGCCGCATTCCCAACGATCTATCCATGATCACCATCGACGGCTACACCAAGCGCCTGACCGTCATGCGATCCTCGGCCCAGGACCTGGCGTCCGCCGTCCTGCGCCTCCAGGTGCGGCGGATACAAGACCCGGACCAGCGCATCGAGCACGTCTGCATAGAGCCCGCACTCATTGACAGAGGTTCTGTTGCCGATATGGCTGAGAAGTAG
- the mtnN gene encoding 5'-methylthioadenosine/S-adenosylhomocysteine nucleosidase: protein MCETDGSQEGEDRQPVVVIGAMDEEVALIGQGLKQADQDPRASDAGLKVICGTLDGSQGPVRLAATVGGMGTVNIAATTQYLIDAFHPKAVIFSGIAGNLNKDLHINDVVLGGTLRYLDTDMRLVAQSAPGTEEFHSDPHLLDLASRTLDSMGIKHIVGTIATGNYFVDSPEKIAQVKEQTRADAVEMEGAAVCHVAARNKVPALVIRALSDNADTDYEVFREFDISEYADTAARLVLGIVREL from the coding sequence ATGTGCGAAACAGACGGTTCCCAGGAGGGCGAAGATCGACAGCCGGTTGTCGTCATAGGAGCCATGGACGAGGAGGTGGCCCTGATCGGCCAAGGTCTGAAGCAGGCGGATCAGGATCCCCGCGCCAGTGATGCCGGGCTGAAAGTCATATGCGGCACTCTTGATGGGTCGCAGGGCCCGGTTCGGCTGGCCGCCACCGTGGGCGGCATGGGCACTGTCAACATCGCCGCCACCACACAGTATCTGATCGATGCCTTCCATCCCAAGGCCGTCATCTTCTCCGGCATTGCCGGCAACCTGAACAAGGATCTGCATATCAACGACGTGGTCCTTGGAGGCACCCTGCGTTATTTGGATACCGACATGCGATTGGTGGCCCAGTCGGCCCCCGGCACCGAGGAGTTCCATTCGGACCCTCACCTGCTGGATCTGGCAAGCCGGACCTTGGACTCCATGGGAATCAAGCACATCGTCGGCACCATTGCCACAGGCAACTACTTTGTGGACAGCCCGGAGAAGATCGCCCAGGTCAAGGAGCAGACCAGGGCCGATGCGGTCGAGATGGAAGGGGCAGCCGTCTGCCACGTGGCGGCCCGCAACAAGGTTCCGGCCCTGGTCATCCGTGCTCTGAGCGACAACGCCGATACAGACTATGAGGTCTTCCGCGAGTTCGACATCTCCGAATATGCCGACACGGCCGCCAGGCTGGTGCTGGGCATCGTGCGCGAGCTCTGA